One genomic window of Thioclava sp. GXIMD4216 includes the following:
- a CDS encoding gamma-glutamylcyclotransferase, translated as MNKTLWVFGYGSLIWNPGFVPEEQALGRLKGWHRSFCMTSIHYRGTMRNPGLVLALDAQENAVCAGVALRAKAGEEAQVLSYLRARELVSDAYEERLLPVALADGRVVEAVTYVIDPANTQYCHHPLEDQAQIIARSCGKMGPNCEYLYNTAQHLGRLGIADPDLDWLAARVRHLAEEARG; from the coding sequence ATGAACAAGACGTTATGGGTTTTCGGCTATGGTTCGCTGATCTGGAATCCGGGATTTGTACCGGAAGAACAGGCACTTGGTCGTTTGAAAGGGTGGCATCGCTCTTTCTGCATGACGTCCATTCACTATCGCGGCACTATGCGGAACCCGGGCTTGGTGCTGGCGCTCGACGCGCAGGAAAACGCGGTTTGCGCGGGGGTGGCACTGCGGGCCAAAGCGGGGGAAGAGGCGCAGGTGCTGTCCTATCTGCGCGCCCGCGAGCTGGTCTCGGATGCTTATGAGGAACGTCTCCTTCCGGTGGCGCTGGCGGACGGGCGCGTGGTCGAGGCGGTGACCTATGTCATCGATCCGGCGAACACCCAGTATTGTCACCATCCGCTAGAGGATCAGGCGCAGATTATCGCCCGCTCCTGCGGCAAGATGGGGCCGAATTGCGAATATCTCTATAATACTGCCCAGCATCTGGGCAGGTTGGGTATCGCGGATCCCGATCTGGACTGGCTCGCGGCACGGGTGCGCCATCTTGCCGAGGAGGCGCGCGGATAG
- a CDS encoding biopolymer transporter ExbB encodes MSKLKLEPQFSQPVRQIFMMLVVLGLVATGAVFAYARIFPIFLSNPWLNGVIVVTFVLGVLACFWQVVQLIKAVSWLESFAADRPGRPDVRAPVMLAPLAALLGTRQRADIATSAGRSILESVAERIDEGRDITRYITGLLIFLGLLGTFYGLATTVPAVVDTIRALAPQEGQSGLSVFDNLMTGLEGQLGGMGTAFSSSLLGLAGSLIVGLLELFVTHGQNRFYRELEEWISSISRLSFAGGDGEESAVIEILDHMAEQMNQLNGLFAESEGSRRQVDVRLGQLAHVMEGLSDRLDSEIAARSAQAESLQRMADGQERLVMALETMAAYYASDLSAENDAEMRMRLRSMDGQMARILEEMSAGRQESMAELRNDFAAMTRAILARPRES; translated from the coding sequence ATGTCGAAGCTGAAGCTTGAACCGCAATTCTCCCAGCCCGTGCGGCAGATCTTTATGATGCTGGTGGTGCTGGGGCTGGTCGCCACCGGTGCTGTTTTCGCCTATGCGCGGATTTTCCCGATTTTCCTGTCCAACCCTTGGCTGAACGGCGTGATTGTGGTGACCTTCGTGCTGGGGGTGCTGGCCTGTTTCTGGCAGGTGGTGCAGTTGATCAAGGCGGTTAGCTGGCTGGAAAGCTTTGCGGCGGACCGTCCGGGCCGGCCCGATGTGCGGGCGCCCGTGATGCTGGCACCGCTGGCGGCCCTTCTGGGGACGCGCCAACGCGCCGATATTGCCACCTCTGCGGGGCGCTCGATTCTGGAATCCGTGGCCGAGCGGATTGATGAAGGCCGCGATATTACCCGCTATATCACGGGGTTGCTGATCTTTCTGGGGCTTCTGGGCACCTTCTACGGGCTGGCCACAACGGTGCCTGCGGTGGTTGACACCATCCGCGCGCTGGCTCCTCAAGAGGGGCAGTCGGGGCTAAGCGTCTTTGACAACCTGATGACCGGCCTTGAGGGACAGCTGGGGGGGATGGGCACGGCGTTTTCTTCCTCGCTTCTGGGGCTTGCGGGGTCGCTGATCGTCGGGTTGCTAGAACTGTTCGTGACGCATGGCCAGAACCGGTTCTACCGCGAGCTTGAGGAATGGATCAGCTCGATCAGCCGGCTCAGCTTTGCCGGCGGTGATGGCGAGGAATCGGCGGTGATCGAGATCCTTGACCATATGGCCGAGCAGATGAACCAGCTGAACGGGCTCTTTGCCGAGAGCGAGGGCTCGCGCCGTCAGGTGGATGTGCGTCTGGGTCAGCTTGCGCATGTGATGGAGGGGCTGTCCGACCGCCTTGATAGCGAGATCGCCGCGCGCAGTGCGCAGGCCGAAAGCCTTCAGCGCATGGCCGACGGCCAAGAGCGGCTGGTGATGGCGCTCGAGACGATGGCGGCCTATTATGCCTCTGATCTCTCGGCGGAAAATGATGCCGAGATGCGGATGCGCCTGCGGTCGATGGATGGGCAGATGGCGCGTATCCTCGAAGAGATGTCGGCGGGCCGTCAGGAAAGCATGGCCGAGCTGCGCAATGATTTCGCCGCGATGACGCGCGCCATTCTCGCCCGCCCGCGGGAGAGCTGA
- a CDS encoding peptidoglycan -binding protein, protein MALARRGRQRFSTNIWPGFVDAMTALLLVVIFVLSIFMVVQSVLRQQVNTQENELASLNDTVDGLAQALSLSRQKVGSLETKLTDAETEAQRQATLIANLTGQLRDRQSDLAAADTKITAFEAQVAHLLAAQKAQMQASDQKLRVSQATIDDLRTKLQVSGEEISTMTLALEEARRQAEDTLTKLAAAQAARDDLQGRLDSQLTEAERQAALQAVAEKALAEQKDISQDAARKVELLNQQIAALRGQLGQLQAVLDDSQTRSAASKSQIESLGTQLNSALAQLAAEQKRRASLEEAARKKAEAEAQDLASYRSEFFGRLSKILQGREGVKVVGDRFVFSSEVLFPQGSATLSDEGKAQIAQVTRLLDELSAEIPPQLDWIIRVDGHTDDVPLSGTGQYRDNWELSQARALSVVRYMIDSLKFPPNRLAATGFGQYRPVAKGDSPEARAANRRIELKLTER, encoded by the coding sequence ATGGCACTGGCGCGGCGCGGACGGCAGCGGTTTTCCACCAATATCTGGCCCGGTTTCGTGGATGCGATGACCGCGCTTCTGTTGGTGGTCATCTTTGTGCTGTCGATCTTCATGGTGGTGCAATCGGTGCTGCGCCAGCAGGTGAATACGCAGGAAAATGAACTGGCCTCGTTGAATGACACGGTGGACGGGCTGGCGCAGGCGCTGTCGCTGTCGCGTCAGAAGGTGGGGTCGCTGGAAACCAAGCTGACCGATGCCGAAACCGAGGCGCAGCGGCAGGCGACCCTGATTGCCAATCTCACGGGCCAGCTTCGGGATCGCCAGTCCGATTTGGCCGCAGCAGATACGAAAATCACCGCTTTTGAAGCACAGGTGGCGCATCTTCTGGCAGCGCAAAAGGCGCAGATGCAGGCGTCTGACCAGAAGCTGCGCGTCTCGCAAGCGACGATTGATGACCTTCGCACTAAGCTGCAGGTGTCGGGGGAAGAGATTTCCACGATGACCCTCGCACTGGAGGAGGCCCGCCGTCAGGCCGAAGACACGCTGACCAAACTGGCAGCCGCGCAGGCCGCGCGCGATGATCTGCAGGGCAGGCTGGACAGTCAACTGACCGAGGCCGAACGGCAGGCGGCGTTGCAGGCGGTGGCCGAAAAGGCGCTGGCCGAGCAGAAAGATATCTCGCAAGACGCGGCCCGCAAGGTCGAATTGCTGAACCAGCAGATTGCGGCCCTACGTGGCCAGCTGGGGCAATTACAGGCCGTTCTGGATGATAGCCAGACGCGATCCGCGGCTTCCAAAAGCCAGATCGAATCGCTTGGCACTCAACTCAACTCGGCGCTTGCGCAGCTTGCCGCCGAGCAGAAACGCCGTGCCTCTCTGGAAGAAGCGGCGCGCAAGAAGGCGGAAGCCGAGGCGCAGGATCTGGCAAGCTACCGTTCGGAGTTTTTCGGCCGCCTGTCGAAAATTCTGCAAGGGCGCGAGGGGGTAAAAGTGGTCGGCGACCGCTTCGTCTTCTCCTCCGAAGTGCTGTTCCCGCAGGGGTCTGCCACCCTGTCCGATGAGGGTAAGGCGCAAATCGCGCAGGTGACCCGCTTGCTGGACGAGTTATCTGCCGAGATCCCGCCGCAGCTTGACTGGATCATTCGTGTTGATGGCCATACCGATGACGTGCCGCTTTCGGGGACGGGGCAATATCGCGACAACTGGGAGCTCAGTCAGGCGCGCGCGCTTTCAGTCGTGCGCTATATGATCGACAGTCTGAAATTCCCGCCCAACCGTCTGGCGGCGACAGGTTTCGGGCAATATCGTCCGGTTGCCAAAGGCGATAGTCCAGAGGCGCGTGCCGCCAACCGCCGGATCGAATTGAAGCTGACCGAACGCTAG
- a CDS encoding M23 family metallopeptidase — MGKTCYIQNYVDHDPGPGATDSACGNLTYDGHDGTDIAVPTRADMRKTIAVYAALDGTVRATRDGEPDSAFADGASVKDKECGNGVIIDHASGWQTQYCHLKNGSILVQPGQKVTTGTTLGEIGQSGLAAFPHVHFEIRHNGQSLDPFTAGDSACTLAADHAQLWTTPIAYDGGGVLLAGLTSEIPDYDAIKQGRLPALPQEGAGRLILWIYGFGGQPEADLHATLSGGGQNLSQNIAFEKPQALYLRYIGRNVKTGLKPGTYTFTVTDTTGHITAEEVTVP, encoded by the coding sequence TTGGGAAAAACCTGCTATATCCAGAACTATGTCGATCACGATCCCGGCCCCGGGGCCACCGATAGCGCCTGCGGGAATCTGACATATGACGGCCATGACGGCACCGATATCGCAGTCCCTACCCGCGCAGATATGCGCAAGACTATCGCAGTCTACGCGGCGCTTGATGGAACAGTGCGCGCCACCCGTGATGGAGAACCCGATTCCGCCTTTGCTGACGGTGCCTCGGTCAAAGATAAAGAATGCGGCAACGGGGTTATCATTGATCATGCCTCAGGCTGGCAAACCCAATATTGCCATCTGAAAAACGGCTCTATTCTGGTCCAGCCGGGGCAGAAAGTGACCACCGGCACCACATTGGGAGAAATCGGACAGTCCGGGCTGGCGGCCTTTCCTCATGTGCATTTCGAAATCCGGCATAACGGGCAATCGCTTGACCCGTTCACCGCAGGCGACAGCGCCTGCACCCTTGCCGCCGATCACGCCCAACTTTGGACGACGCCCATTGCCTATGACGGGGGCGGCGTGCTTCTGGCAGGGCTCACCAGTGAAATCCCCGATTATGATGCCATCAAACAGGGCCGTTTGCCCGCATTGCCGCAAGAGGGCGCGGGCCGTCTGATCCTGTGGATTTACGGCTTTGGCGGACAGCCCGAAGCTGATCTACATGCAACCCTTTCTGGGGGCGGCCAGAACCTGAGCCAGAACATCGCCTTTGAAAAGCCGCAGGCGCTTTATCTACGCTACATCGGGCGCAATGTAAAAACCGGCCTGAAACCGGGCACCTATACTTTTACCGTCACGGACACCACGGGGCATATCACCGCCGAAGAGGTGACCGTGCCCTAG
- the clpA gene encoding ATP-dependent Clp protease ATP-binding subunit ClpA: protein MPSFSTTLEQAIHGALALANARRHELATLEHLLLALIDEPDANRVMRACSVDLDELRQTLTDFIDDDLSTLITEVEGSEAVPTAAFQRVIQRAAIHVQSSGRSEVTGANVLVAIFAERESNAAFFLQEQEMTRYDAVNFIAHGVAKDPEFGENRSVTGAEEEETNKADTTNHQSEREGKESALAKYCVDLNKKSKKGDIDPLIGRHEEVERCVQVLCRRRKNNPLLVGDPGVGKTAIAEGLALKITRGETPEILKGSTIYSLDMGALLAGTRYRGDFEERLKAVVKELEDHPDAILFIDEIHTVIGAGATSGGAMDASNLLKPALAGGKLRCMGSTTYKEFRQHFEKDRALSRRFQKIDVNEPSTADAVKILMGLKPYFEEHHDIRFTNDAIKTAVELSARYIHDRKLPDKAIDVIDEAGAAQHLLPDSKRRKTITPKEIENVVAKIARIPPKNVSKDDAEVLRDLEKTLKRVVFGQDKAIEVLAASIKLARAGLREPEKPIGNYLFAGPTGVGKTEVAKQLASSLGVEMLRFDMSEYMEKHAVSRLIGAPPGYVGFDQGGLLTDGVDQHPHCVLLLDEIEKAHPDVYNILLQVMDNGKLTDHNGRQVDFRNVILIMTSNAGASDMAKAAIGFGRDRREGEDTAAIERTFTPEFRNRLDAVVSFAPLPRETIIQVVDKFVLQLEAQLIDRNVHIELTPEAANWLAEKGYDERMGARPLGRVIQEHIKKPLAEELLFGKLTKGGLAKVSVKDDEIVIEVEEPGKPRITGSKPPLLTAD, encoded by the coding sequence ATGCCTTCGTTCTCGACCACTTTGGAACAAGCAATTCATGGTGCGCTGGCACTGGCCAACGCGCGCCGGCACGAACTGGCGACGCTTGAGCACCTGCTGCTGGCGCTGATCGACGAGCCCGACGCAAATCGCGTCATGCGGGCCTGCTCGGTCGATCTGGATGAACTTCGTCAAACCCTAACCGACTTCATCGATGATGACCTCTCGACCCTGATTACCGAGGTTGAAGGCTCCGAAGCGGTGCCCACGGCTGCTTTCCAGCGCGTGATCCAACGCGCGGCCATTCATGTGCAATCTTCGGGTCGCTCCGAAGTGACGGGGGCCAATGTGCTGGTCGCGATCTTCGCAGAGCGGGAATCCAATGCGGCCTTCTTCCTGCAAGAGCAGGAAATGACCCGCTATGATGCGGTGAACTTTATCGCGCATGGTGTCGCGAAAGATCCGGAATTCGGCGAAAACCGGTCTGTCACCGGTGCCGAGGAGGAAGAGACCAACAAGGCCGACACCACCAACCATCAGTCCGAGCGCGAGGGCAAGGAGTCGGCGCTGGCCAAATATTGCGTCGATCTCAACAAGAAATCCAAGAAAGGCGATATCGACCCGCTGATCGGGCGCCATGAAGAGGTGGAACGCTGCGTGCAGGTGCTGTGCCGCCGTCGCAAGAACAACCCGCTTCTGGTGGGCGATCCGGGCGTGGGGAAAACCGCAATCGCGGAAGGTCTTGCGCTGAAGATCACCCGTGGCGAGACGCCCGAGATCCTGAAAGGCTCGACGATCTATTCGCTCGACATGGGCGCGCTTCTGGCGGGCACCCGTTACCGTGGTGACTTCGAGGAACGTCTGAAAGCGGTTGTGAAAGAGCTTGAAGACCATCCCGATGCGATCCTGTTTATCGACGAGATCCACACCGTGATCGGTGCGGGGGCCACTTCGGGCGGCGCGATGGATGCCTCGAACCTGCTGAAACCGGCGCTGGCTGGCGGAAAGCTGCGCTGCATGGGGTCGACCACCTATAAGGAATTCCGTCAACATTTCGAGAAAGACCGCGCCCTGTCGCGGCGCTTCCAGAAGATCGATGTGAACGAGCCCTCGACCGCAGATGCCGTGAAAATCCTCATGGGTCTCAAGCCCTATTTCGAGGAGCATCACGACATCCGCTTCACCAATGATGCGATCAAGACTGCGGTAGAGCTGTCGGCGCGCTATATCCACGACCGTAAGCTGCCCGATAAGGCGATCGATGTGATCGACGAGGCAGGTGCCGCCCAGCATCTGCTACCCGACAGCAAGCGTCGCAAGACGATCACACCGAAAGAAATCGAGAATGTCGTGGCCAAGATTGCCCGCATCCCGCCGAAAAACGTCTCGAAAGACGATGCCGAGGTGCTGCGCGATCTGGAGAAAACGCTGAAACGCGTGGTCTTCGGTCAGGACAAGGCCATCGAAGTGCTGGCCGCCTCGATCAAGCTGGCCCGTGCCGGTCTGCGCGAGCCCGAGAAGCCCATCGGCAACTACCTCTTTGCCGGTCCGACCGGTGTGGGTAAGACCGAAGTGGCCAAACAGCTTGCCAGCTCGCTCGGCGTCGAGATGCTGCGGTTCGATATGTCGGAATATATGGAGAAACATGCGGTCTCGCGCCTGATCGGCGCCCCTCCGGGCTATGTCGGCTTTGATCAGGGGGGCCTTTTGACCGATGGCGTCGACCAGCATCCGCATTGCGTGTTGCTGCTGGACGAGATCGAGAAAGCGCATCCCGATGTCTACAACATCCTGCTGCAGGTGATGGATAACGGCAAACTGACCGACCATAACGGTCGTCAGGTCGATTTCCGCAACGTGATCCTGATCATGACCTCGAATGCGGGTGCCTCCGATATGGCAAAAGCCGCAATCGGTTTCGGTCGGGATCGCCGCGAGGGCGAAGACACGGCCGCGATCGAACGGACCTTCACGCCGGAATTCCGCAACCGTCTGGATGCGGTGGTCAGCTTCGCCCCGCTACCGCGCGAGACCATTATCCAAGTGGTCGATAAATTCGTGCTGCAGCTTGAAGCCCAGCTGATCGATCGCAACGTGCATATCGAGCTGACACCGGAAGCTGCAAACTGGCTGGCCGAGAAAGGTTATGACGAGCGGATGGGGGCCCGTCCCTTGGGCCGCGTGATCCAAGAGCATATCAAGAAGCCGCTTGCCGAAGAGCTGCTATTCGGCAAGCTGACCAAAGGCGGTCTGGCCAAGGTCTCGGTGAAGGACGACGAAATCGTTATCGAGGTCGAAGAGCCTGGCAAACCGCGGATCACCGGCTCGAAACCACCGCTGCTGACAGCCGATTGA
- a CDS encoding chloride channel protein, whose protein sequence is MIFWLGAIAIGVISVGFATAADYAQELFRGLTVDAGRNWLPLIITPLGFLLCAYLALTLFPGTSGSGIPQAIAAQTLTEPGERAKLLSLKMVFGKILLTILGLFSGGSIGREGPTVQIGSAIMLQSASLGGMAHSRGLILAGSAAGIAAAFNTPLAGIVFAIEEMSRSYQSRTNGVVLSAVIIAGIASLSLLGNYTYFGISDSIGELPRDLGLVLVCGVTGGLFGALFSRLVINITRRIRRWKANGNAFRRSLLQALICGIITAVIGYVYAGSTFGTGYGEARASIEGEALPLTFFFAKLIATVAATVSGIPGGLFAPSLAVGAGLGSSIALIMGTNVGLASILGMAGYFAGVVQSPMTAFVIIVEMTGSHSNIVPVMAASMIGYGTARFVSPEPLYGTLARFFIADALRLRRAKAQAAREADTDAAPEGAAKA, encoded by the coding sequence TTGATTTTCTGGCTCGGGGCTATCGCGATTGGTGTGATTTCGGTGGGTTTTGCGACCGCTGCCGATTACGCCCAAGAGCTGTTTCGTGGGCTTACGGTCGATGCCGGCCGGAACTGGTTGCCCCTGATCATCACCCCGCTTGGGTTTCTGTTATGTGCCTATCTGGCCCTGACCCTTTTTCCGGGCACGTCCGGGTCGGGTATTCCGCAGGCGATCGCCGCCCAGACCCTTACCGAACCGGGAGAGCGCGCGAAGCTCTTGTCGTTGAAGATGGTGTTCGGGAAGATTCTATTGACCATTCTGGGGCTCTTCTCGGGCGGGTCCATCGGCCGTGAGGGGCCAACGGTGCAGATCGGTTCGGCCATCATGTTGCAATCGGCCAGTCTGGGCGGGATGGCCCATTCACGCGGTCTAATTCTGGCGGGGTCGGCCGCCGGGATCGCGGCTGCGTTCAACACGCCGCTGGCGGGCATCGTGTTCGCGATCGAAGAGATGAGCCGCAGCTACCAGTCGCGTACGAATGGTGTGGTGTTGTCGGCGGTGATCATCGCCGGTATCGCCTCCCTCAGTCTGCTGGGAAACTATACCTATTTCGGGATTTCTGACTCGATTGGCGAATTGCCGCGCGATCTCGGTCTGGTGCTCGTTTGTGGCGTGACCGGCGGGTTGTTCGGCGCGCTCTTCTCGCGTCTGGTGATCAATATCACGCGGCGTATCCGTCGCTGGAAAGCCAATGGCAACGCCTTTCGCCGCTCGCTTCTGCAGGCGTTGATCTGCGGGATTATCACGGCGGTGATCGGCTATGTTTATGCGGGCTCGACCTTCGGGACTGGCTATGGCGAGGCGCGGGCCTCGATCGAGGGCGAAGCCCTGCCGCTGACGTTCTTCTTTGCCAAGCTGATTGCCACCGTCGCGGCCACCGTTTCGGGGATTCCGGGCGGTCTTTTTGCACCGTCTCTCGCGGTCGGTGCCGGGCTTGGGTCTTCTATTGCCTTGATTATGGGGACAAATGTCGGACTTGCATCCATCCTCGGGATGGCAGGGTATTTTGCGGGGGTTGTGCAATCCCCGATGACGGCTTTCGTGATTATCGTCGAGATGACGGGCAGCCATAGCAATATCGTGCCGGTCATGGCAGCGTCGATGATCGGCTACGGGACCGCGCGCTTTGTGTCGCCCGAACCGCTTTATGGTACCTTGGCACGGTTTTTCATTGCGGATGCGTTGCGTCTGCGGCGCGCTAAGGCGCAGGCCGCGCGCGAGGCCGATACCGATGCGGCCCCCGAAGGCGCCGCAAAAGCTTAG
- the gloB gene encoding hydroxyacylglutathione hydrolase, with protein sequence MTIELSIIPCRSDNYAYIVKDAPTGAVTLVDAPEAAPILEALKVAGVKLDGILLTHHHEDHIAGVAEIRARTGAKVIGAAADAHRLPPLDVALEPGNQIQIGSDAVQVLDVPGHTVGHLAYYFPQSGMVFTGDSLMSWGCGRLFEGSPEQMLASLRRLAALPDGIIVCSGHEYTEANGRFALHLEPDNPALKSRMRETLTRRNRGEPSVPSTLALEKATNPFLRADDPDLKAALGLPSTASALDVFTKARQAKDQF encoded by the coding sequence ATGACCATCGAACTGTCGATCATCCCCTGCCGTAGCGACAATTACGCCTATATCGTCAAAGACGCGCCAACCGGTGCCGTGACGCTGGTCGATGCGCCCGAGGCCGCGCCGATCCTCGAAGCTCTCAAGGTTGCGGGGGTAAAACTGGATGGAATCCTGTTGACCCACCACCATGAGGATCACATCGCGGGCGTGGCTGAAATTCGCGCCCGCACCGGTGCCAAGGTCATCGGAGCGGCCGCCGATGCCCATCGCCTGCCGCCGCTGGATGTGGCGCTTGAACCGGGCAACCAGATCCAGATCGGATCGGACGCGGTGCAGGTGCTGGATGTGCCGGGCCATACCGTCGGGCATCTGGCCTATTATTTTCCGCAATCCGGCATGGTATTCACCGGAGACAGCCTGATGAGCTGGGGCTGCGGACGCCTGTTCGAAGGCTCGCCCGAGCAGATGCTGGCCAGCCTGCGCCGCCTCGCGGCCCTGCCCGATGGCATCATCGTCTGTTCGGGGCATGAATATACCGAAGCCAATGGACGCTTCGCCCTGCATCTCGAACCCGACAACCCCGCGCTGAAGTCCCGCATGCGCGAGACCCTGACCCGCCGCAATCGGGGCGAGCCAAGCGTGCCCTCGACCCTTGCGCTGGAAAAAGCCACCAACCCGTTCCTGCGCGCCGATGATCCGGATCTGAAGGCCGCCCTCGGCCTTCCGTCAACGGCCTCCGCGCTTGATGTCTTTACCAAGGCGCGGCAGGCCAAAGACCAGTTCTAA
- a CDS encoding F0F1 ATP synthase subunit delta — translation MSEPASISAGIADRYATAVFEISKDSGQLDTLKAEVDALEAALAESADLQDLINSPIYTRDQQDAAIEAIGKSMGLSATMIHTLGLMAQKRRLFILPALLRALSAMIAEAKGEVTADVTSATELSQEQQAKLADALAAKTGKTVKLNIAVDETLIGGMIVKLGSRMVDTSIRSQLASLQNSMKEVG, via the coding sequence GTGTCCGAACCAGCTTCAATTTCCGCAGGCATTGCCGACCGTTATGCAACGGCGGTTTTTGAGATTTCCAAAGACTCCGGTCAGCTTGATACGCTGAAGGCTGAGGTCGATGCCTTGGAGGCCGCGCTTGCTGAGAGCGCCGATCTGCAAGACCTGATCAACAGCCCGATCTATACGCGTGACCAGCAGGACGCCGCGATCGAGGCCATCGGTAAGTCGATGGGGCTGAGCGCGACGATGATCCACACGCTGGGTCTTATGGCACAAAAGCGCCGCCTGTTCATTCTGCCCGCATTGCTGCGCGCTCTGAGCGCGATGATCGCGGAAGCAAAAGGCGAGGTCACCGCAGATGTGACCTCTGCAACCGAACTGTCCCAAGAGCAGCAAGCCAAACTGGCCGACGCCCTTGCGGCAAAGACGGGTAAAACCGTTAAGCTGAACATTGCAGTCGATGAGACCCTCATCGGTGGCATGATCGTCAAGCTGGGCTCGCGCATGGTCGATACCTCGATCCGCTCGCAGCTCGCTTCCCTCCAGAATAGCATGAAAGAGGTTGGATAA
- the atpA gene encoding F0F1 ATP synthase subunit alpha, with protein MGIQASEISAILKEQIKNFGQDAQVAEVGRVLSVGDGIARVYGLDNVQAGEMVEFPGGIRGMALNLETDNVGIVIFGSDRDIKEGDTVKRTNAIVDVPAGDALLGRVVDALGNPLDGKGPIEATERRVADVKAPGIIPRKSVHEPMATGIKSVDAMIPIGRGQRELIIGDRQTGKTAIALDTILNQKVYNDADPANALHCFYVAIGQKRSTVAQLVKKLEEAGAMAYTTVIAATASDPAPMQYLAPYAATAMAEYYRDNGKHALIIYDDLTKQAVAYRQMSLLLRRPPGREAFPGDVFYLHSRLLERSAKMNEEFGLGSLTALPVIETQAGDVGAYIPTNVISITDGQIFLETDLFYQGIRPAVNTGLSVSRVGSSAQTNSMKSVAGAVKLELAQYREMAAFAQFGSDLDAATQKLLNRGARLTELMKQPQYSPLTNAEIVAVIFAGTHGFLDKVDVKDVTRWEAGLVTFLRSSKKDVLDWITNEDPKIKGEAADKLKAAIEAYAKTFA; from the coding sequence ATGGGTATCCAGGCATCTGAGATCTCTGCGATCCTCAAGGAGCAGATCAAGAATTTCGGGCAGGATGCCCAGGTCGCCGAAGTCGGCCGTGTTCTTTCCGTAGGCGACGGCATTGCCCGCGTTTATGGTCTGGACAACGTCCAAGCCGGTGAGATGGTCGAATTCCCGGGCGGCATCCGTGGCATGGCGCTCAACCTCGAAACCGACAATGTCGGTATCGTTATCTTCGGCTCCGACCGTGACATCAAGGAAGGTGACACCGTCAAGCGCACCAACGCCATCGTTGACGTGCCTGCAGGTGACGCGCTTCTGGGTCGCGTTGTGGACGCCCTCGGCAACCCGCTCGACGGCAAAGGCCCGATCGAGGCGACCGAGCGCCGTGTGGCCGACGTTAAAGCGCCGGGCATCATCCCGCGTAAATCGGTTCACGAGCCGATGGCAACCGGTATCAAATCCGTTGACGCAATGATCCCGATCGGCCGTGGCCAGCGCGAGCTGATCATCGGCGACCGTCAGACCGGTAAGACCGCAATCGCGCTCGACACCATCCTGAACCAGAAAGTCTACAATGACGCAGATCCGGCAAACGCGCTGCACTGCTTCTATGTGGCTATCGGTCAGAAGCGTTCGACTGTTGCCCAGCTGGTGAAAAAGCTCGAAGAAGCGGGCGCGATGGCTTACACCACCGTGATCGCGGCAACCGCTTCGGACCCCGCGCCGATGCAGTATCTGGCTCCCTATGCGGCAACCGCAATGGCCGAATACTACCGCGACAACGGCAAGCACGCGCTGATCATCTATGATGACCTCACCAAGCAGGCTGTGGCCTACCGTCAGATGTCGCTGCTGCTGCGTCGTCCGCCGGGGCGTGAAGCATTCCCGGGCGACGTGTTCTATCTTCACTCGCGCCTGCTGGAGCGTTCGGCCAAGATGAACGAAGAGTTCGGTCTTGGTTCGCTGACCGCTCTGCCGGTGATCGAAACCCAAGCGGGTGACGTGGGGGCCTATATCCCGACCAACGTGATCTCGATCACCGATGGTCAGATCTTCCTTGAAACCGACCTGTTCTACCAAGGCATCCGCCCTGCTGTGAACACCGGTCTGTCGGTGTCGCGTGTGGGGTCGTCCGCTCAGACCAACTCGATGAAATCGGTGGCTGGTGCCGTGAAGCTGGAGCTCGCGCAATACCGCGAGATGGCCGCCTTCGCCCAGTTCGGTTCCGACCTCGACGCTGCGACCCAGAAGCTTCTGAACCGTGGTGCGCGTCTGACCGAGCTGATGAAACAGCCGCAATATTCGCCGCTGACCAATGCCGAGATCGTTGCTGTGATCTTCGCAGGGACCCACGGGTTCCTCGACAAGGTCGACGTGAAGGATGTGACCCGCTGGGAAGCCGGTCTGGTGACCTTCCTGCGTTCGTCCAAGAAAGACGTGCTTGACTGGATCACCAACGAAGATCCCAAGATCAAGGGCGAAGCAGCTGACAAGCTGAAAGCAGCCATCGAAGCATACGCAAAGACGTTCGCGTAA